The following coding sequences lie in one Propionispora hippei DSM 15287 genomic window:
- a CDS encoding acyltransferase — protein MSTQRIPALEYIRGISMLGVIGIHTGAYSLSNPHVNIHLFGLLEIASRFSVPIFFFVSAFGLFLHQKDLTAPLNYTAFMKKRLKTVGIPYLIWSLLYLVYISVISHNLAVWSIPVLLKYLFFGLASYQLYFLVLLLWFYALMPLWRILLRYILKNPLTNLLIALALQILFNYYSSYLLVPPPAGTLFHDLVDYRMNYWIAHYFFIFILGAVCALRFDSFKMILTYQRRYVTAFFAITLGAILLYYYYLLFAKGYTPEEAVCTNHQLGPIGVLYTVSSTFFWFMVFSKEHWPAAISALLNSLGKHSYFIYLVHPFVMYCLSYYMNHAGYLFTAKATILFYLATLLFSLLLSLTTQKLSTRFPWLGRLLTGSISSRV, from the coding sequence ATGTCCACTCAACGAATTCCCGCACTTGAATATATTCGCGGCATTTCCATGCTCGGAGTGATCGGTATCCACACGGGAGCCTATTCTTTAAGCAATCCTCATGTCAACATCCATCTATTCGGTTTATTGGAGATTGCCTCGCGGTTTAGTGTCCCCATTTTCTTTTTTGTTTCTGCTTTCGGTCTGTTTTTACACCAAAAAGATCTGACTGCACCTTTAAATTATACGGCTTTCATGAAAAAAAGACTTAAGACCGTCGGTATCCCTTACCTGATCTGGTCACTGCTTTATCTTGTTTATATTTCAGTCATCAGCCACAACCTTGCCGTGTGGTCAATCCCTGTGCTGCTTAAATATTTATTCTTCGGCCTAGCCTCTTACCAACTATACTTTCTGGTCTTATTACTATGGTTTTATGCCTTGATGCCTTTATGGCGGATTCTGCTGCGTTATATTTTAAAGAATCCCCTTACCAATTTACTAATTGCATTGGCCTTGCAAATTCTATTTAATTATTACTCCAGCTATTTGCTGGTCCCGCCTCCCGCCGGTACGCTATTTCACGATTTGGTCGATTATCGGATGAATTATTGGATTGCCCACTATTTCTTTATTTTCATTCTGGGAGCTGTCTGTGCACTCCGCTTTGACTCATTCAAAATGATATTGACCTATCAGCGCCGGTACGTAACCGCTTTCTTTGCTATTACCCTCGGAGCTATCCTGCTATACTATTACTACCTGCTGTTCGCCAAAGGCTACACACCGGAAGAAGCGGTCTGCACCAATCATCAATTAGGTCCTATTGGTGTTTTATATACCGTTTCCTCTACTTTCTTCTGGTTCATGGTTTTTAGCAAAGAGCACTGGCCGGCAGCTATTTCCGCCCTGCTGAATTCATTAGGAAAACATTCCTATTTCATTTACCTGGTCCATCCTTTTGTCATGTACTGCCTCTCCTACTATATGAATCATGCCGGCTACTTGTTTACGGCCAAGGCCACTATTCTTTTTTATCTGGCTACCCTGCTATTTAGTCTTTTGCTCAGCCTAACTACCCAAAAACTCAGTACTCGTTTTCCCTGGCTAGGCCGCTTATTGACAGGCAGTATCTCTTCCCGCGTGTGA
- a CDS encoding ABC transporter substrate-binding protein: MFHIGILQLTQNLDDAVRGFKAGLESLNITAQFYYYNADGNIQALNGLIEKLGSHPLDLCFACSTPAALAALHLPGHVPVVFTPVFDPVGAKLVQSLAKPGGKATGVAGMVKAEAKLDFINRLLPKAKKLGVLYHSADSNALLEVKNITDANQGTFELVLLPVDRPEDLSTLPDLLPADLDALFLPIGRIIEENFASIVYYTDNLNLPVVASHPPNVSAGALAALVANHYQLGRACAAKASEILSGKPVSIIPVGIADQPEILLNAFAAQNLSIDLPASLLKEAVEIFE, translated from the coding sequence TTGTTCCACATTGGCATTCTTCAGTTAACCCAAAATCTTGATGATGCGGTACGCGGTTTTAAAGCCGGCCTAGAAAGCCTCAACATAACCGCACAATTTTATTATTACAATGCAGATGGAAATATCCAGGCACTGAATGGCTTAATTGAAAAGCTCGGCTCCCATCCCCTTGACTTATGCTTTGCCTGTTCAACACCGGCCGCGCTGGCCGCACTGCATTTACCGGGCCATGTGCCTGTTGTTTTTACGCCTGTATTTGATCCAGTGGGCGCTAAATTGGTTCAAAGTCTCGCAAAGCCCGGCGGGAAGGCGACAGGCGTCGCCGGCATGGTAAAAGCGGAAGCCAAGCTGGACTTTATCAACCGTCTGCTGCCAAAGGCTAAAAAGCTCGGTGTATTGTACCACTCCGCCGACAGTAATGCCCTCCTGGAAGTAAAAAATATTACCGACGCCAACCAGGGGACGTTTGAACTGGTTTTACTGCCCGTTGACCGGCCGGAGGACTTGTCCACTCTGCCCGATCTGCTTCCGGCCGATTTGGATGCATTATTTTTGCCAATCGGACGCATTATCGAAGAAAATTTCGCTTCCATTGTCTACTATACGGACAACTTAAACCTGCCGGTCGTAGCCTCCCATCCGCCCAATGTATCCGCCGGCGCCTTGGCAGCGCTGGTAGCCAACCATTATCAATTAGGCCGGGCCTGCGCAGCAAAAGCCTCGGAAATTCTCAGCGGGAAACCGGTCAGCATCATTCCGGTGGGAATAGCTGATCAGCCAGAGATTTTATTAAACGCCTTCGCAGCACAAAATCTATCGATTGATTTGCCCGCCTCCTTACTAAAGGAAGCAGTCGAAATATTTGAGTAA
- a CDS encoding electron transfer flavoprotein subunit alpha/FixB family protein, with protein MDIDGINKNCSSGIWVFIEQTDNKPKDVSCELLGQARVLAAQMKLAVTAVVIGHGVNQVAREAIAFGADKIFLVDGPEYEHYSTDAFSTVCTKLIYTYKPAVFLLGSTEIGRDLAPRVACRVKTGLIADCTGIYFAADDKQLIWTRPAYGEAAIAEVVCPERRPQMGTVRPQVFELPVRDAYRSGEIIQVDSPVSFNEIRTSLVKTLEKQSKNNSLKEADIVVAGGRGVGNVKQFLLLETLAKKLGGVVGASRAAVDEGWSDPACQIGQTGQIIKPKLYIACGISGAVHHLAGIAAARTVVAINKDPKAPIFKRAHYGIVGEIEQIIPALIEQLS; from the coding sequence ATGGACATAGATGGTATTAACAAAAACTGTTCTTCAGGCATTTGGGTCTTTATTGAACAAACCGACAATAAGCCGAAAGACGTCAGCTGCGAATTATTGGGACAAGCCCGCGTTCTTGCTGCCCAGATGAAGCTGGCGGTAACCGCCGTAGTTATTGGTCATGGTGTGAACCAGGTGGCCAGGGAGGCGATCGCTTTCGGTGCCGATAAAATTTTCTTAGTCGACGGACCGGAATATGAGCATTACTCCACAGATGCCTTTTCGACTGTTTGCACTAAGTTAATTTATACATATAAACCTGCAGTATTTCTCTTGGGGTCAACAGAGATTGGCCGTGATTTGGCGCCGCGTGTTGCCTGTCGGGTGAAAACCGGGCTGATAGCGGATTGTACCGGAATCTATTTTGCCGCCGATGATAAACAGCTTATCTGGACGCGTCCCGCCTATGGGGAGGCTGCCATAGCAGAGGTTGTTTGTCCGGAACGCCGCCCCCAGATGGGAACGGTCCGGCCGCAAGTCTTTGAGCTTCCGGTAAGAGACGCTTATCGGTCGGGTGAAATCATTCAAGTAGATAGTCCGGTTAGTTTTAACGAAATTCGTACATCGCTAGTAAAAACTCTGGAGAAACAGTCGAAAAATAATTCGTTAAAAGAAGCGGACATAGTCGTTGCAGGTGGACGAGGAGTTGGGAATGTAAAACAGTTTTTGTTGCTAGAGACGCTGGCTAAGAAATTAGGCGGTGTGGTGGGGGCCTCGCGGGCCGCCGTAGATGAAGGCTGGAGTGACCCGGCCTGTCAGATTGGACAAACGGGTCAGATTATAAAACCGAAATTATACATTGCCTGCGGAATTTCCGGCGCCGTGCATCATCTTGCCGGAATTGCAGCGGCAAGAACGGTTGTGGCGATCAACAAAGATCCTAAAGCGCCTATTTTTAAACGGGCTCATTATGGAATTGTCGGTGAGATCGAACAAATTATTCCTGCCTTAATTGAACAACTATCCTGA
- the pyk gene encoding pyruvate kinase: MLKKTKIICTMGPSTEKAGILENMMEAGMNVARFNFSHGNHQEHAERIKYVRATAAKTGKTIALLLDTKGPEMRLGMFAEGKVKLVEGQTFVLTSEEVRGTTERAMVNHSMLPQEVSPGNQILLADGLVCLNVEAVKGNDIITTVLNSGEIGDRKRVAAPGVSLNLPFLSDKDVLDIQFGIEQNMDFIAASFVQRAADVLAIRKVLENAKAQMDIIAKIENAEGVKNIDEILKVADGIMVARGDLGVEIPAEDVPVVQKRIIEKCNKAGKPVITATQMLESMINNPRPTRAEASDIANAIMDGSDCIMLSGETAQGKYPVEAVETMARIALRIEAALNYSSILLAKGIVPQRTTTDAISHATVQIGHELGAAAIITSTQFGHTARMVSKYRPSANIVAVTPFEKTMRRIMLLWGVIPVLGVTSENSDEMVNNAVQYALAAGAVNDGDLVVLTAGVPAGMTGTTNMIRVHIVGNILLRGTGIGQKAVTGRICIATSINDVQNKLQPGDILVVHSVDEETAPYASKAAAIVAVEGGLTSQAAIVGISYGIPVIVGVDGATDRLHDGSTVTVDAGRGLVFQGEINAR, translated from the coding sequence ATGTTAAAAAAGACAAAGATTATCTGTACAATGGGACCGAGTACAGAAAAAGCCGGTATTTTGGAAAATATGATGGAAGCGGGAATGAATGTCGCCAGATTCAATTTTTCTCATGGCAACCATCAGGAACATGCCGAACGTATTAAATATGTGCGTGCAACGGCAGCAAAAACCGGTAAGACGATTGCTTTGCTGTTAGATACAAAAGGGCCTGAAATGCGTCTGGGTATGTTTGCCGAAGGTAAAGTGAAATTAGTTGAAGGACAGACCTTTGTTCTGACAAGTGAGGAAGTTCGAGGGACTACAGAACGGGCTATGGTTAATCACAGTATGCTGCCGCAGGAAGTTTCCCCGGGCAACCAAATCCTTCTTGCCGACGGCCTGGTTTGCCTCAATGTGGAGGCTGTTAAAGGAAACGATATTATTACCACCGTACTAAATTCTGGTGAAATCGGCGACCGCAAAAGAGTGGCTGCTCCCGGCGTAAGCCTTAATCTGCCGTTCTTATCCGACAAGGATGTTTTGGACATTCAATTCGGTATTGAACAAAACATGGACTTTATCGCCGCTTCTTTTGTACAGCGGGCGGCTGATGTGCTGGCTATCCGCAAGGTGCTGGAAAATGCCAAAGCACAGATGGATATCATTGCGAAAATTGAAAATGCGGAAGGCGTAAAAAATATTGATGAAATATTGAAGGTTGCCGACGGCATCATGGTGGCTCGCGGCGATTTGGGCGTGGAAATTCCCGCCGAAGATGTTCCGGTAGTGCAAAAGCGCATTATTGAAAAGTGCAATAAAGCCGGAAAACCGGTTATTACGGCTACCCAAATGCTAGAGTCCATGATCAATAATCCGCGTCCTACCCGGGCGGAAGCCAGTGATATTGCCAATGCCATTATGGATGGCAGCGATTGCATTATGCTTAGCGGTGAAACTGCACAGGGCAAGTATCCGGTGGAAGCGGTAGAAACCATGGCCCGCATTGCACTCCGTATTGAGGCTGCTTTGAATTATTCCTCCATTTTGCTGGCCAAAGGAATTGTGCCACAGCGTACAACTACCGATGCAATCAGCCATGCAACCGTACAAATTGGTCATGAGCTGGGGGCGGCGGCCATCATTACCTCCACTCAGTTCGGCCATACGGCGCGGATGGTGTCCAAGTACCGGCCGTCAGCCAATATTGTTGCTGTAACCCCTTTTGAAAAGACCATGCGCCGGATTATGCTGTTGTGGGGCGTTATTCCGGTACTGGGGGTTACCTCTGAAAACAGTGATGAAATGGTAAATAATGCGGTGCAGTACGCACTGGCCGCCGGTGCGGTTAACGACGGTGATTTAGTAGTTTTGACCGCCGGCGTTCCAGCCGGTATGACCGGTACGACCAATATGATCAGGGTTCATATCGTGGGCAATATTCTGCTTCGCGGCACAGGCATCGGACAAAAGGCGGTTACAGGGAGAATTTGTATTGCCACCTCGATCAACGATGTTCAAAATAAATTGCAGCCCGGCGATATTCTGGTTGTTCATAGCGTTGATGAAGAAACCGCGCCTTATGCTTCGAAAGCTGCCGCCATTGTGGCTGTAGAGGGCGGACTTACCTCGCAAGCCGCTATTGTTGGCATTAGCTATGGTATACCGGTGATTGTCGGCGTAGACGGTGCTACCGACCGTTTGCACGACGGTTCTACCGTTACGGTAGATGCCGGCAGGGGACTGGTCTTCCAAGGAGAAATAAACGCACGATAA
- a CDS encoding putative signal transducing protein has product MWIAIYIAANRAQAEMLKNLLCNEGILANARPTGVASALGDGMYEILVLESEADEAHAVLCQHAVK; this is encoded by the coding sequence ATGTGGATAGCCATATATATAGCAGCTAATCGCGCTCAGGCCGAGATGTTAAAAAATTTGTTGTGCAACGAAGGCATTCTTGCCAATGCCAGGCCCACCGGAGTGGCATCAGCCCTCGGTGATGGGATGTACGAAATATTAGTATTAGAATCGGAAGCGGATGAAGCTCATGCCGTTCTCTGTCAACATGCGGTGAAATAA
- a CDS encoding DNA polymerase III subunit alpha codes for MDFVHLHVHTEYSLLDGASRISDLIKRVKELGMTSIAITDHGSMYGVVDFYKAAVKQGIKPIIGCEVYVAPRSRYEKTAVEGEAYYHLILLAENNEGYRNLLELVSRANTEGFYYKPRVDRELLRTYHKGLICLSACIAGEIPALLLRGDVSRATDLAKEYRDIFGSDNFFLELQDHGIPEQKQVNQQLIDMSRELGIELVATNDLHYINKEDAEFHDVLLCIQMGKTVDDTARMRFPSPEFYLKSAQEMADLFPGRPEVLTNTCKIAERCQVDFDFNTFHLPEFPVPDGLTADAYLRRLCQEKLPLRYADITGEITERLVFELDVIQKMGYSSYFLIVWDFINYARQNNIPVGPGRGSAAGSIVSYLLGITNIDPLKYGLLFERFLNPERVTMPDIDIDFCYVQRGKIIEYVSARYGADRVAQIITFGTMAAKAAIRDVGRALNMSYGEVDRVAKLVPNELGITLSKALQSSTELKEAYQQEPAVTKLVDLAMAVEGLPRHASTHAAGLVIAKEPLTHYVPLQNSTEGFLTTQYDKDRVEEIGLLKMDLLGLRTLTVIGDALTLLRKNRNIHIDIDNIPLVDQAVNEMLASGDTAGVFQMESGGMTNLVKDLKPESFDDLIPLVALYRPGPLGSGMVTDFIEGRHGKKKVTYLHPRLETILKDTFGVILYQEQVMQIASELAGFSLGQADLLRRAMGKKKHEVLAAQRENFMKGARERGIDDKLATEIFDLMAHFADYGFNKSHSAAYALVAYQTAYLKAHYPCEFMAALLSSVMGTNDKVGFYIEECRRMGIRILPPDINASLAGFSVADKDIRFGLAGVKNVGENAINNLLSARQKGGKFISLVDFCTRVDMRVVNKRVIESLIKCGAFDSLGAKRSQLLQVLEKAVDVAAGRQKDQASGQLGLFGEETLQHVDSVALPPMEELALDQLLAYEKEMIGFYVTGHPLDKYRDKMKSLVPISQLADCPDGKVLKLAGLISSAKRINTKSGDMMCFLTLEDFTGQVEVIVFPRLFQRKGAVLAVDMPVAVIGKINNNEESSKVIAEDVVLLDQFGPEVRIKIRKEQENPEVFADLKKVFANFRGSAVVYLHLVDSRRVIKTEPQYWIDPSPDATKAIEAVLGDQVVNVI; via the coding sequence ATGGATTTTGTTCATCTTCATGTACATACGGAATATAGCTTGCTGGACGGAGCCAGCCGGATCAGCGATTTGATCAAACGGGTAAAGGAACTTGGCATGACTTCTATTGCCATCACCGACCACGGTAGTATGTACGGCGTGGTTGATTTTTATAAAGCGGCAGTTAAGCAGGGGATTAAGCCGATTATTGGCTGCGAAGTGTATGTGGCGCCTCGCTCACGCTATGAGAAGACTGCTGTCGAGGGAGAAGCCTATTATCATTTGATTTTGCTGGCTGAAAATAATGAGGGCTATCGTAATTTGCTGGAGTTGGTATCCCGGGCAAATACGGAAGGCTTTTATTACAAGCCAAGAGTCGACCGGGAGCTTTTGCGCACCTATCATAAGGGGCTTATTTGTCTTAGTGCCTGTATCGCCGGCGAGATACCTGCCCTGCTGCTGCGGGGGGATGTGTCACGGGCCACGGACCTGGCAAAAGAGTACCGGGACATATTTGGATCGGATAATTTTTTCCTGGAATTGCAGGACCATGGTATACCGGAACAAAAACAGGTCAATCAGCAGTTGATTGATATGTCCCGTGAACTAGGGATTGAACTGGTTGCCACCAATGATCTTCACTATATAAATAAAGAAGACGCCGAGTTTCACGACGTGTTGCTTTGCATCCAAATGGGAAAAACTGTAGATGATACGGCGCGTATGCGTTTTCCTTCGCCGGAATTTTATCTGAAAAGTGCGCAGGAAATGGCCGACCTGTTTCCCGGCCGCCCGGAGGTACTGACCAACACTTGTAAGATTGCCGAGCGCTGCCAGGTCGATTTTGATTTTAATACTTTCCATCTGCCGGAATTTCCGGTGCCCGACGGGCTGACGGCCGATGCCTATTTGCGCCGGCTATGCCAGGAAAAATTGCCGCTTCGCTACGCGGATATTACGGGAGAAATTACTGAACGGCTGGTCTTTGAACTGGATGTCATTCAAAAAATGGGATATTCCAGCTACTTTTTAATTGTCTGGGATTTTATCAATTATGCCAGACAAAACAACATTCCAGTAGGGCCGGGCAGAGGTTCGGCGGCAGGCAGTATTGTCTCTTATCTTTTGGGGATAACGAATATTGATCCCCTGAAATACGGTCTGCTGTTTGAACGGTTTTTGAATCCTGAACGGGTAACCATGCCTGATATTGATATTGATTTTTGCTACGTTCAGCGCGGCAAGATTATTGAATATGTGTCGGCCCGTTATGGCGCGGACCGGGTAGCGCAGATCATTACCTTTGGTACCATGGCGGCTAAGGCTGCCATCCGGGACGTAGGGCGGGCGTTGAATATGTCCTATGGGGAAGTTGACCGGGTTGCCAAGCTGGTACCCAATGAGCTGGGCATTACGCTGAGTAAAGCGTTGCAAAGCAGTACGGAATTGAAAGAAGCTTATCAGCAGGAACCGGCAGTGACCAAGCTGGTTGATTTGGCTATGGCGGTAGAAGGTCTGCCGCGTCATGCCTCCACTCATGCGGCCGGGTTGGTTATTGCGAAAGAACCGTTGACTCATTATGTGCCGCTGCAGAATTCAACCGAAGGATTTCTTACCACGCAATATGACAAAGACCGGGTTGAGGAGATCGGGCTATTAAAGATGGATTTGCTGGGGCTGCGTACCTTGACTGTTATTGGTGATGCATTGACCCTTCTGCGTAAAAACCGGAATATTCACATTGATATAGACAACATTCCGCTTGTCGATCAGGCAGTCAATGAAATGCTGGCCAGTGGTGATACGGCCGGCGTGTTTCAGATGGAATCAGGCGGCATGACCAACCTGGTAAAAGACTTGAAACCGGAGAGCTTTGACGACCTGATCCCGCTGGTCGCCCTGTACCGTCCCGGTCCTTTGGGCAGTGGTATGGTTACCGACTTTATTGAGGGCCGCCATGGCAAAAAAAAGGTTACTTACCTGCATCCGCGGCTGGAGACGATATTGAAGGATACCTTCGGCGTTATTCTCTATCAGGAACAGGTTATGCAAATCGCCTCCGAACTGGCGGGATTTTCACTGGGACAGGCCGATTTGCTCCGGCGCGCCATGGGCAAGAAGAAGCATGAAGTGCTGGCTGCACAGCGCGAGAACTTTATGAAAGGCGCCCGTGAACGGGGAATTGACGATAAGCTGGCAACGGAGATTTTCGATCTGATGGCCCATTTCGCCGATTACGGATTCAACAAATCCCATAGCGCCGCCTATGCCTTGGTCGCCTATCAGACCGCTTATTTAAAGGCTCATTATCCTTGTGAGTTTATGGCGGCATTGTTATCCAGTGTCATGGGCACGAATGATAAGGTGGGCTTCTATATTGAAGAATGCCGACGGATGGGAATTCGCATTTTGCCGCCGGATATCAACGCCAGTCTGGCCGGTTTCAGCGTAGCTGACAAGGATATCCGCTTTGGTCTGGCGGGAGTAAAAAATGTAGGGGAAAACGCTATCAATAACTTATTATCTGCCCGTCAAAAGGGCGGAAAATTTATTTCGCTGGTTGACTTTTGCACCCGGGTGGATATGAGAGTGGTCAATAAACGGGTTATTGAAAGTCTGATTAAATGTGGTGCCTTTGATTCGTTAGGCGCCAAACGGTCCCAGCTTCTTCAGGTATTGGAAAAGGCGGTGGATGTTGCCGCAGGCCGTCAGAAGGATCAGGCCAGCGGCCAGTTGGGCTTATTTGGGGAAGAAACGCTTCAGCATGTCGATTCTGTCGCACTGCCGCCAATGGAGGAACTGGCTTTGGATCAATTGCTGGCCTATGAAAAAGAAATGATAGGTTTTTATGTTACGGGGCATCCTTTAGATAAATACCGCGATAAGATGAAATCCTTGGTGCCGATCAGCCAGCTTGCCGATTGCCCCGACGGTAAAGTATTAAAACTAGCCGGTCTTATTAGCAGCGCTAAGAGGATCAATACAAAAAGCGGTGACATGATGTGCTTTCTGACACTGGAGGACTTTACCGGCCAGGTAGAAGTGATTGTTTTTCCCCGTCTCTTTCAGCGAAAGGGAGCCGTTCTTGCCGTGGACATGCCTGTAGCGGTCATTGGCAAAATCAACAACAATGAAGAAAGCAGCAAAGTCATCGCGGAAGATGTCGTGCTGCTGGATCAATTCGGTCCCGAGGTGAGGATTAAAATCCGCAAAGAACAGGAAAATCCTGAAGTATTTGCTGACTTGAAAAAGGTGTTTGCCAATTTTCGCGGTTCGGCGGTTGTATATTTGCATTTAGTTGACAGCCGGCGAGTCATTAAAACCGAGCCGCAATATTGGATTGATCCTTCCCCGGATGCGACAAAGGCTATTGAAGCTGTCCTGGGCGATCAGGTTGTAAATGTTATTTGA
- a CDS encoding electron transfer flavoprotein subunit beta/FixA family protein: MKIIVCVKQVPLTGDVALHPEKYTLLRQSALGMLNPYDKEAMEMALALREKHGGQIYVLSMGPEQAREILRECLAMGADEAVLLNDPCFSGSDTLATSYILAAGVRKLGGANLILCGQCALDGSTAQVGPELAAQLDFVQITRGINIDIESDILTVQRKTENGLEWLTASLPALVTILQAPQSSRLPTVKGAIRAKNKEIPAWNAVDLAVSRNSIGISGSPTRVRRIATPFVNTAVSCQLITGQTPEQSARVLIGKLRENLIL; this comes from the coding sequence ATGAAAATCATAGTATGTGTCAAACAAGTACCTTTGACCGGTGATGTTGCTCTTCATCCAGAGAAGTATACGTTGCTGCGGCAAAGTGCCTTAGGAATGTTGAATCCTTATGATAAAGAAGCCATGGAAATGGCATTAGCGTTGCGGGAAAAACATGGCGGCCAGATATATGTTTTATCCATGGGGCCGGAACAGGCTCGAGAAATCCTTCGTGAATGCCTGGCCATGGGGGCCGATGAGGCTGTTTTGCTAAATGATCCTTGCTTTAGCGGCTCCGATACGCTGGCGACCAGCTATATCCTGGCCGCCGGTGTACGTAAACTTGGCGGAGCGAACCTGATTCTTTGCGGACAGTGCGCTCTGGATGGCAGCACGGCGCAGGTTGGCCCTGAACTGGCGGCGCAGTTGGATTTTGTGCAAATTACCAGGGGGATTAATATCGATATAGAAAGCGATATTCTTACCGTTCAACGTAAAACAGAGAATGGCTTGGAATGGCTTACCGCTTCACTGCCGGCCCTGGTTACCATCTTGCAGGCACCGCAAAGTTCCCGGCTGCCGACTGTTAAGGGAGCAATTAGGGCTAAAAACAAAGAGATCCCTGCCTGGAATGCAGTCGATTTGGCGGTTTCCAGAAATTCTATCGGTATCAGCGGGTCGCCAACCAGAGTACGTCGCATCGCAACCCCTTTCGTCAACACTGCCGTATCTTGCCAACTGATTACCGGACAGACGCCGGAACAGTCGGCCCGGGTGTTAATCGGAAAGTTGCGCGAAAATCTTATTCTTTAA